The Heptranchias perlo isolate sHepPer1 chromosome 17, sHepPer1.hap1, whole genome shotgun sequence genome has a segment encoding these proteins:
- the emc3 gene encoding ER membrane protein complex subunit 3: protein MAEPELLLDSNIRLWVVLPIVFITFFVGLIRHYISILLQSDKKLTEEQVSDSQVLIRSRILRENGKYIPKQSFLTRKYYFNNPDDGFFKKTKRKVVPPSPMTDPTMVMDMMKGNVTNVLPMILIGGWINWTFSGFVTTKVPFPLTLRFKPMLQQGIELLSLDASWVSSASWYFLNVFGLRSMYSLLLGQDNAADQSRVMQEQMTGAAMAMPPDTNKAFKAEWEALEITDHQWALEEVEEELMAKDLNFEGMFSKEMETSMF from the exons ATGGCGGAGCCTGAGCTGTTGTTGGACTCCAATATCAGGCTCTGGGTGGTGTTGCCCATCGTCTTCATCACTTTCTTCGTGGGTCTGATCAGGCATTACATCTCCATTCTCTTACAGAGCGATAAAAAACTCACAGAGGAGCAGGTTTCCGACAG CCAAGTTCTGATCAGAAGTAGAATTCTGAGAGAAAATGGCAAATATATTCCAAAACAG TCCTTCCTAACACGGAAGTATTATTTTAACAACCCTGATGATGGATTTTTCAAGAAGACCAAAAGAAAAGTTGTTCCACCCTCCCCCATGACcg ACCCCACCATGGTGATGGATATGATGAAGGGCAATGTGACCAATGTGCTTCCCATGATTCTCATTGGTGGCTGGATCAACTGGACCTTTTCTGGTTTTGTTACCA CCAAGGTTCCATTTCCTCTGACGCTGCGTTTTAAGCCTATGTTACAGCAGGGAATTGAGCTGCTCTCACTGGATGCTTCCTG GGTGAGCTCTGCATCTTGGTACTTCTTGAATGTGTTTGGACTCCGAAGCATGTATTCCTTACTCCTGGGACAAGATAATG CTGCAGACCAGTCTCGTGTTATGCAAGAACAGATGACGGGAGCTGCAATGGCGATGCCTCCCGATACAAATAAAGCTTTTAAG GCTGAATGGGAAGCTTTGGAAATCACAGATCATCAGTGGGCCTTAGAAGAAGTTGAAGAGGAACTCATGGCCAAGGACCTTAATTTTGAAGGGATGTTCAGCAAAGAGATGGAGACATCGATGTTCTGA